A window of Balearica regulorum gibbericeps isolate bBalReg1 chromosome Z, bBalReg1.pri, whole genome shotgun sequence contains these coding sequences:
- the ISL1 gene encoding insulin gene enhancer protein ISL-1 isoform X2 yields the protein MGDMGDPPKKKRLISLCVGCGNQIHDQYILRVSPDLEWHAACLKCAECNQYLDETCTCFVRDGKTYCKRDYIRLYGIKCAKCSIGFSKNDFVMRARAKVYHIECFRCVACSRQLIPGDEFALREDGLFCRADHDVVERASLGAGDPLSPLHPARPLQMAEPISARQPALRPHVHKQPEKTTRVRTVLNEKQLHTLRTCYAANPRPDALMKEQLVEMTGLSPRVIRVWFQNKRCKDKKRSIMMKQLQQQQPNDKTNIQGMTGTPMVAASPERHDGGLQANPVEVQSYQPPWKVLSDFALQSDIDQPAFQQLVNFSEGGPGSNSTGSEVASMSSQLPDTPNSMVASPIEA from the exons ATGGGAGACATGGGAGACCCACCAAAAA aaaaacgCCTGATTTCCCTATGTGTTGGTTGCGGCAATCAAATTCACGATCAGTATATTCTGAGGGTTTCTCCGGATTTGGAATGGCATGCGGCGTGTTTGAAGTGTGCAGAGTGTAATCAGTATTTGGACGAGACCTGTACGTGCTTTGTTAGGGATGGCAAAACCTACTGTAAAAGAGATTATATCAG GTTATACGGCATCAAGTGCGCCAAGTGCAGCATCGGCTTTAGCAAGAATGACTTCGTGATGCGCGCCCGCGCCAAGGTGTACCACATCGAGTGTTTCCGCTGCGTGGCCTGCAGCCGCCAGCTCATCCCCGGCGATGAATTCGCGCTGCGGGAGGACGGCCTCTTCTGCCGGGCGGACCACGACGTGGTGGAGCGGGCCAGCCTGGGCGCCGGGGATCCCCTCAGCCCCCTGCACCCCGCCCGACCGCTGCAGATGGCAG AACCTATCTCTGCTAGACAGCCAGCTCTGCGACCCCACGTCCACAAGCAGCCCGAGAAGACCACCCGAGTCCGGACTGTCCTTAATGAAAAACAGCTTCACACCTTGAGGACCTGCTACGCTGCCAACCCCAGACCTGATGCACTCATGAAAGAGCAACTGGTAGAAATGACTGGCCTCAGCCCGAGGGTCATCAGGGTTTGGTTTCAAAACAAGCGGTGCAAGGACAAAAAGAGGAGCATTATGATGAAgcaacttcagcagcagcaacccAATGACAAAACT AATATCCAGGGGATGACAGGAACTCCGATGGTGGCTGCTAGTCCGGAGAGGCATGACGGTGGTTTACAGGCGAACCCGGTGGAGGTGCAGAGTTACCAGCCGCCCTGGAAAGTACTGAGTGACTTCGCTTTGCAGAGTGACATAGACCAACCTGCTTTTCAGCAACTA gTTAATTTTTCAGAAGGAGGACCCGGTTCCAATTCTACTGGAAGTGAAGTAGCATCAATGTCCTCTCAGCTGCCAGATACACCCAACAGCATGGTAGCCAGTCCTATCGAGGCATGA
- the ISL1 gene encoding insulin gene enhancer protein ISL-1 isoform X1, which yields MGDMGDPPKKKRLISLCVGCGNQIHDQYILRVSPDLEWHAACLKCAECNQYLDETCTCFVRDGKTYCKRDYIRLYGIKCAKCSIGFSKNDFVMRARAKVYHIECFRCVACSRQLIPGDEFALREDGLFCRADHDVVERASLGAGDPLSPLHPARPLQMAAEPISARQPALRPHVHKQPEKTTRVRTVLNEKQLHTLRTCYAANPRPDALMKEQLVEMTGLSPRVIRVWFQNKRCKDKKRSIMMKQLQQQQPNDKTNIQGMTGTPMVAASPERHDGGLQANPVEVQSYQPPWKVLSDFALQSDIDQPAFQQLVNFSEGGPGSNSTGSEVASMSSQLPDTPNSMVASPIEA from the exons ATGGGAGACATGGGAGACCCACCAAAAA aaaaacgCCTGATTTCCCTATGTGTTGGTTGCGGCAATCAAATTCACGATCAGTATATTCTGAGGGTTTCTCCGGATTTGGAATGGCATGCGGCGTGTTTGAAGTGTGCAGAGTGTAATCAGTATTTGGACGAGACCTGTACGTGCTTTGTTAGGGATGGCAAAACCTACTGTAAAAGAGATTATATCAG GTTATACGGCATCAAGTGCGCCAAGTGCAGCATCGGCTTTAGCAAGAATGACTTCGTGATGCGCGCCCGCGCCAAGGTGTACCACATCGAGTGTTTCCGCTGCGTGGCCTGCAGCCGCCAGCTCATCCCCGGCGATGAATTCGCGCTGCGGGAGGACGGCCTCTTCTGCCGGGCGGACCACGACGTGGTGGAGCGGGCCAGCCTGGGCGCCGGGGATCCCCTCAGCCCCCTGCACCCCGCCCGACCGCTGCAGATGGCAG CAGAACCTATCTCTGCTAGACAGCCAGCTCTGCGACCCCACGTCCACAAGCAGCCCGAGAAGACCACCCGAGTCCGGACTGTCCTTAATGAAAAACAGCTTCACACCTTGAGGACCTGCTACGCTGCCAACCCCAGACCTGATGCACTCATGAAAGAGCAACTGGTAGAAATGACTGGCCTCAGCCCGAGGGTCATCAGGGTTTGGTTTCAAAACAAGCGGTGCAAGGACAAAAAGAGGAGCATTATGATGAAgcaacttcagcagcagcaacccAATGACAAAACT AATATCCAGGGGATGACAGGAACTCCGATGGTGGCTGCTAGTCCGGAGAGGCATGACGGTGGTTTACAGGCGAACCCGGTGGAGGTGCAGAGTTACCAGCCGCCCTGGAAAGTACTGAGTGACTTCGCTTTGCAGAGTGACATAGACCAACCTGCTTTTCAGCAACTA gTTAATTTTTCAGAAGGAGGACCCGGTTCCAATTCTACTGGAAGTGAAGTAGCATCAATGTCCTCTCAGCTGCCAGATACACCCAACAGCATGGTAGCCAGTCCTATCGAGGCATGA